From the genome of Alosa sapidissima isolate fAloSap1 chromosome 14, fAloSap1.pri, whole genome shotgun sequence, one region includes:
- the LOC121682483 gene encoding mucin-2-like: MTTVKTSLEPVTATLPVITLTTEGRVSQTAQVSTTLHSTSTETPVSSTETSTSAVITSGPTTATTTTKAPTTTAQAETTTEESATTSTNPPRVETTGPTTASTTIIVEETTTTGKLSTSSATAGPSTQTSGPVVTSNPTVVTTTTGKPTTTTVFETTTEGITSTRPPKVETTLPTTSSTTQIVVDTTTTRSPSTSAETPVSSTETSTSAVITSGPTTATTTTKAPTNTAQAETTTEESATTSTNPPRVETTGPTTASTTIIVEETTTTGKLSTSSATAGPSTQTSGPVVTSNPTVVTTTTGKPTTTTVFETTTEGITSTRPPKVETTLPTTSSTTQIVVDTTTTRSPSTSAETPVSSTETSTSAVITSGPTTATTTTKAPTNTAQAETTTEESATTSTNPPRVETTGPTTASTTIIVEETTTTGKLSTSSATAGPSTQTSGPVVTSNPTVVTTTTGKPTTTTVFETTTEGITSTRPPKVETTLPTTSSTTQIVVDTTTTRSPSTSAETPVSSTETSTSAVITSGPTTATTTTKAPTNTAQAETTTEESATTSTNPPRVETTGPTTASTTIIVEETTTTGKLSTSSATAGPSTQTSGPVVTSKPTVVTTTTGKPTTTTVFETTTEGITSTRPPKVETTLPTTSSTTQIVVDTTTTRSPSTSAETPVSSTETSTSAVITSGPTTATTTTKAPTNTAQAETTTAESATTTTNPPRVETTGPTTASTTIIVEETTTTGKLSTSSATAGPSTQTSGPVVTSNPTVVTTTTGKPTTTTVFETTTEGITSTRPPKVETTLPTTSSTTQIVVDTTTTRSPSTSAETPVSSTETSTSAVITSGPTTATTTTKAPTNTAQAETTTEESATTSTNPPRVETTGPTTASTTIIVEETTTTGKLSTSSATAGPSTQTSGPVVTSNPTVVTTTTGKPTTTTVFETTTEGITSTRPPKVETTLPTTSSTTQIVVDTTTTRSPSTSAETPVSSTETSTSAVITSGPTTATTTTKAPTNTAQAETTTEESATTSTNPPRVETTGPTTASTTIIVEETTTTGKLSTSSATAGPSTQTSGPVVTSKPTVVTTTTGKPTTTTVFETTTEGITSTRPPKVETTLPTTSSTTQIVVDTTTTRSPSTSAETPVSSTETSTSAVITSGPTTATTTTKAPTNTAQAETTTAESATTTTNPPRVETTGPTTASTTIIVEETTTTGKLSTSSATAGPSTQTSGPVVTSNPTVVTTTTGKPTTTTVFETTTEGITSTRPPKVETTLPTTSSTTQIVVDTTTTRSPSTSTETPVSSTETSTSAVITSGPTTATTTTKAPTNTAQDETTTEESATTSTNPPRVETTGPTTASTTIIVEETTTTVVTTTTGKPTTTTVFETTTEGITSTRPPKVETTLPTTSSTTQIVVDTTTTRSPSTSTETPVSSTETSTSAVITSGPTTATTTTKAPTTTAQAETTTAESATTSTNPPRVETTGPTTASTTIIVEETTTTGKLSTSSATAGPSTQTSGPVVTSKPTVVTTTTGKPTTTTVFETTTEGITSTRPPKVETTLPTTSSTTQIVVDTTTTRSPSTSAETPVSSTETSTSAVITSGPTTATTTTKAPTNTAQAETTTEESATTSTNPPRVETTGPTTASTTIIVEETTTTGKLSTSSATAGPSTQTSGPVVTSKPTVVTTTTGKPTTTTVFETTTEGITSTRPPKVETTLPTTSSTTQIVVDRTTTRSPSTSAETPVLSTETSTSAVITSGPTTATTTTKAPTNTAQAETTTEESATTSTNPPRVETTGPTTASTTIIVEETTTTGKLSTSSATAGPSTQTSGPVVTSKPTVVTTTTGKPTTTTVFETTTEGITSTRPPKVETTLPTTSSTTQIVVDTTTTMSPPTSTETPVSSTETSTSAVITSGPTTATTTTKAPTTTAHAETTTEESATTSTNPPRVETTGPTTASTTIIVEETTTTGKLSTSSATAGPSTQTSGPVVTSKPTVVTTTTGKSTTTTVFETTTEGITSTRPPKVETTLPTTSSTTRSPSTSTEMTTVKTSLEPVTATLPVITLTTEGRVSQTGQVSTTLHSTSTEKPVSSTETSTSSVITSGPTTATTTTKAPTTTAQAETTTEESVTTSTNPPRVETTGPTTASTTIIVEETTTTGKLSTSSATAGPSTQTSGPVVTSKPTVVTTTTGKPTTTTVFETTTEGITSTRPPKVETTLPTTSSTTQIVVDTTTTRSPSTSTETPVSSTETSTSAVITSGPTTATTTTKAPTTTAQAETTTAESATTSTNPPRVETTGPTTASTTIIVEETTTTGKLSTSSATAGPSTQTSGPVVTSKPTVVTTTTGKPTTTTVFETTTEGITSTRPPKVETTLPTTSSTTQIVVDTTTTRSPSTSAETPFSSTETSTSAVITSGPTTATTTTKAPTNTAQAETTTEESATTSTNPPRVETTGPTTASTTIIVEETTTTGKLSTSSATAGPSTQTSGPVVTSKPTVVTTTTGKPTTTTVFETTTEGITSTRPPKVETTLPTTSSTTQIVVDTTTTRSPSTSAETPVSSTETSTSAVITSGPTTATTTTKAPTNTAQAETTTAESATTSTNPPRVETTGPTTASTTIIVEETTTTGKLSTSSATAGHRNLNFRCDYIWSNYCHHHNKSTYNNSSS; this comes from the exons ATGACAACAGTTAAAACATCTCTTGAACCAGTGACAGCTACTTTACCTGTGATAACGCTGACAACAGAAGGGAGAGTAAGTCAAACTGCACAAGTTTCTACGACATTACATTCAACCTCCACTGAAACACCTGTCTCAAGCACAGAAACCTCAACTTCAGCTGTGATTACATCTGGTCCAACTACTGCAACCACCACAACAAAAGCACCTACAACAACAGCTCAAGCTGAAACTACAACAGAGGAATCTGCCACAACATCTACTAATCCACCAAGGGTTGAAACTACTGGGCCAACAACAGCATCTACAACGATTATTGTGGAAGAAACCACCACAACAGGTAAACTATCAACATCAAGCGCAACTGCTGGGCCAAGCACACAAACTTCAGGCCCTGTTGTAACATCAAATCCCACAGTTGTTACCACAACAACAGGCAAGCCAACGACAACAACTGTATTTGAGACAACAACAGAGGGAATTACATCAACTAGGCCACCAAAGGTTGAGACTACACTGCCAACAACTTCCTCAACAACACAGATTGTTGTTGACACAACAACAACTAGGTCGCCATCAACTTCTGCTGAAACACCTGTCTCAAGCACAGAAACCTCAACTTCCGCTGTGATTACATCTGGTCCAACTactgccaccaccacaacaaaagCACCTACAAACACAGCTCAAGCTGAAACTACAACAGAGGAATCTGCCACAACATCTACTAATCCACCAAGGGTTGAAACTACTGGGCCAACAACAGCATCTACAACGATTATTGTGGAAGAAACCACCACAACAGGTAAACTATCAACATCAAGCGCAACTGCTGGGCCAAGCACACAAACTTCAGGCCCTGTTGTAACATCAAATCCCACAGTTGTTACCACAACAACAGGCAAGCCAACGACAACAACTGTATTTGAGACAACAACAGAGGGAATTACATCAACTAGGCCACCAAAGGTTGAGACTACACTGCCAACAACTTCCTCAACAACACAGATTGTTGTTGACACAACAACAACTAGGTCGCCATCAACTTCTGCTGAAACACCTGTCTCAAGCACAGAAACCTCAACTTCCGCTGTGATTACATCTGGTCCAACTactgccaccaccacaacaaaagCACCTACAAACACAGCTCAAGCTGAAACTACAACAGAGGAATCTGCCACAACATCTACTAATCCACCAAGGGTTGAAACTACTGGGCCAACAACAGCATCTACAACGATTATTGTGGAAGAAACCACCACAACAGGTAAACTATCAACATCAAGCGCAACTGCTGGGCCAAGCACACAAACTTCAGGCCCTGTTGTAACATCAAATCCCACAGTTGTTACCACAACAACAGGCAAGCCAACGACAACAACTGTATTTGAGACAACAACAGAGGGAATTACATCAACTAGGCCACCAAAGGTTGAGACTACACTGCCAACAACTTCCTCAACAACACAGATTGTTGTTGACACAACAACAACTAGGTCGCCATCAACTTCTGCTGAAACACCTGTCTCAAGCACAGAAACCTCAACTTCCGCTGTGATTACATCTGGTCCAACTactgccaccaccacaacaaaagCACCTACAAACACAGCTCAAGCTGAAACTACAACAGAGGAATCTGCCACAACATCTACTAATCCACCAAGGGTTGAAACTACTGGGCCAACAACAGCATCTACAACGATTATTGTGGAAGAAACCACCACAACAGGTAAACTATCAACATCAAGCGCAACTGCTGGGCCAAGCACACAAACTTCAGGCCCTGTTGTAACATCAAAACCCACAGTTGTTACCACAACAACAGGCAAGCCAACGACAACAACTGTATTTGAGACAACAACAGAGGGAATTACATCAACTAGGCCACCAAAGGTTGAGACTACACTGCCAACAACTTCCTCAACAACACAGATTGTTGTTGACACAACAACAACTAGGTCGCCATCAACTTCTGCTGAAACACCTGTCTCAAGCACAGAAACCTCAACTTCCGCTGTGATTACATCTGGTCCAACTactgccaccaccacaacaaaagCACCTACAAACACAGCTCAAGCTGAAACTACAACAGCGGAATCTGCCACAACAACTACTAATCCACCAAGGGTTGAAACTACTGGGCCAACAACAGCATCTACAACGATTATTGTGGAAGAAACCACCACAACAGGTAAACTATCAACATCAAGCGCAACTGCTGGGCCAAGCACACAAACTTCAGGCCCTGTTGTAACATCAAATCCCACAGTTGTTACCACAACAACAGGCAAGCCAACGACAACAACTGTATTTGAGACAACAACAGAGGGAATTACATCAACTAGGCCACCAAAGGTTGAGACTACACTGCCAACAACTTCCTCAACAACACAGATTGTTGTTGACACAACAACAACTAGGTCGCCATCAACTTCTGCTGAAACACCTGTCTCAAGCACAGAAACCTCAACTTCCGCTGTGATTACATCTGGTCCAACTactgccaccaccacaacaaaagCACCTACAAACACAGCTCAAGCTGAAACTACAACAGAGGAATCTGCCACAACATCTACTAATCCACCAAGGGTTGAAACTACTGGGCCAACAACAGCATCTACAACGATTATTGTGGAAGAAACCACCACAACAGGTAAACTATCAACATCAAGCGCAACTGCTGGGCCAAGCACACAAACTTCAGGCCCTGTTGTAACATCAAATCCCACAGTTGTTACCACAACAACAGGCAAGCCAACGACAACAACTGTATTTGAGACAACAACAGAGGGAATTACATCAACTAGGCCACCAAAGGTTGAGACTACACTGCCAACAACTTCCTCAACAACACAGATTGTTGTTGACACAACAACAACTAGGTCGCCATCAACTTCTGCTGAAACACCTGTCTCAAGCACAGAAACCTCAACTTCCGCTGTGATTACATCTGGTCCAACTactgccaccaccacaacaaaagCACCTACAAACACAGCTCAAGCTGAAACTACAACAGAGGAATCTGCCACAACATCTACTAATCCACCAAGGGTTGAAACTACTGGGCCAACAACAGCATCTACAACGATTATTGTGGAAGAAACCACCACAACAGGTAAACTATCAACATCAAGCGCAACTGCTGGGCCAAGCACACAAACTTCAGGCCCTGTTGTAACATCAAAACCCACAGTTGTTACCACAACAACAGGCAAGCCAACGACAACAACTGTATTTGAGACAACAACAGAGGGAATTACATCAACTAGGCCACCAAAGGTTGAGACTACACTGCCAACAACTTCCTCAACAACACAGATTGTTGTTGACACAACAACAACTAGGTCGCCATCAACTTCTGCTGAAACACCTGTCTCAAGCACAGAAACCTCAACTTCCGCTGTGATTACATCTGGTCCAACTactgccaccaccacaacaaaagCACCTACAAACACAGCTCAAGCTGAAACTACAACAGCGGAATCTGCCACAACAACTACTAATCCACCAAGGGTTGAAACTACTGGGCCAACAACAGCATCTACAACGATTATTGTGGAAGAAACCACCACAACAGGTAAACTATCAACATCAAGCGCAACAGCTGGGCCAAGCACACAAACTTCAGGCCCTGTTGTAACATCAAATCCCACAGTTGTTACCACAACAACAGGCAAGCCAACGACAACAACTGTATTTGAGACAACAACAGAGGGAATTACATCAACTAGGCCACCAAAGGTTGAGACTACACTTCCAACAACTTCCTCAACAACACAGATTGTTGTTGACACAACAACAACTAGGTCGCCATCAACTTCTACTGAAACACCTGTCTCAAGCACAGAAACCTCAACTTCCGCTGTGATTACATCTGGTCCAACTactgccaccaccacaacaaaagCACCTACAAACACAGCTCAAGATGAAACTACAACAGAGGAATCTGCCACAACATCTACTAATCCACCAAGGGTTGAAACTACTGGGCCAACAACAGCATCTACAACGATTATTGTGGAAGAAACCACCACAACAG TTGTTACCACAACAACAGGCAAGCCAACGACAACAACTGTATTTGAGACAACAACAGAGGGAATTACATCAACTAGGCCACCAAAGGTTGAGACTACACTTCCAACAACTTCCTCAACAACACAGATTGTTGTTGACACAACAACAACTAGGTCGCCATCAACTTCTACTGAAACACCTGTCTCAAGCACAGAAACCTCAACTTCCGCTGTGATTACATCTGGTCCAACTactgccaccaccacaacaaaagCACCTACAACAACAGCTCAAGCTGAAACTACAACAGCGGAATCTGCCACAACATCTACTAATCCACCAAGGGTTGAAACTACTGGGCCAACAACAGCATCTACAACGATTATTGTGGAAGAAACCACCACAACAGGTAAACTATCAACATCAAGCGCAACTGCTGGGCCAAGCACACAAACTTCAGGCCCTGTTGTAACATCAAAACCCACAGTTGTTACCACAACAACAGGCAAGCCAACGACAACAACTGTATTTGAGACAACAACAGAGGGAATTACATCAACTAGGCCACCAAAGGTTGAGACTACACTGCCAACAACTTCCTCAACAACACAGATTGTTGTTGACACAACAACAACTAGGTCGCCATCAACTTCTGCTGAAACACCTGTCTCAAGCACAGAAACCTCAACTTCCGCTGTGATTACATCTGGTCCAACTactgccaccaccacaacaaaagCACCTACAAACACAGCTCAAGCTGAAACTACAACAGAGGAATCTGCCACAACATCTACTAATCCACCAAGGGTTGAAACTACTGGGCCAACAACAGCATCTACAACGATTATTGTGGAAGAAACCACCACAACAGGTAAACTATCAACATCAAGCGCAACTGCTGGGCCAAGCACACAAACTTCAGGCCCTGTTGTAACATCAAAACCCACAGTTGTTACCACAACAACAGGCAAGCCAACGACAACAACTGTATTTGAGACAACAACAGAGGGAATTACATCAACTAGGCCACCAAAGGTTGAGACTACACTGCCAACAACTTCCTCAACAACACAGATTGTTGTTGACAGAACAACAACTAGGTCGCCATCAACTTCTGCTGAAACACCTGTCTTAAGCACAGAAACCTCAACTTCCGCTGTGATTACATCTGGTCCAACTactgccaccaccacaacaaaagCACCTACAAACACAGCTCAAGCTGAAACTACAACAGAGGAATCTGCCACAACATCTACTAATCCACCAAGGGTTGAAACTACTGGGCCAACAACAGCATCTACAACGATTATTGTGGAAGAAACCACCACAACAGGTAAACTATCAACATCAAGCGCAACTGCTGGGCCAAGCACACAAACTTCAGGCCCTGTTGTAACATCAAAACCCACAGTTGTTACCACAACAACAGGCAAGCCAACGACAACAACTGTATTTGAGACAACAACAGAGGGAATTACATCAACTAGGCCACCAAAGGTTGAGACTACACTGCCAACAACTTCCTCAACAACACAGATTGTTGTAGACACAACAACAACTATGTCGCCACCAACTTCTACTGAAACACCTGTCTCAAGTACAGAAACCTCAACTTCTGCTGTGATTACATCTGGTCCAACTACTGCAACCACCACAACAAAAGCACCTACAACAACAGCTCACGCTGAAACTACAACAGAGGAATCTGCCACAACATCTACTAATCCACCAAGGGTTGAAACTACTGGGCCAACAACAGCATCTACAACGATTATTGTGGAAGAAACGACCACAACAGGTAAACTATCAACATCAAGCGCAACTGCTGGGCCAAGCACACAAACTTCAGGCCCTGTTGTAACATCAAAACCCACCGTTGTCACCACAACAACAGGCAAGTCAACGACAACAACTGTATTTGAGACAACAACAGAGGGAATTACATCAACTAGGCCACCAAAGGTTGAGACTACACTGCCAACAACTTCCTCAACAACTAGATCACCATCAACCTCCACAGAGATGACAACAGTTAAAACATCTCTTGAACCAGTGACAGCTACTTTACCTGTGATAACGCTGACAACAGAAGGGAGAGTAAGTCAAACTGGACAAGTTTCTACGACATTACATTCAACCTCCACTGAAAAACCTGTCTCAAGCACAGAAACCTCAACTTCATCTGTGATTACATCTGGTCCAACTACTGCAACCACCACAACAAAAGCACCTACAACAACAGCTCAAGCTGAAACTACAACAGAGGAATCTGTCACAACATCTACTAATCCACCAAGGGTTGAAACTACTGGGCCAACAACAGCATCTACAACGATTATTGTGGAAGAAACGACCACAACAGGTAAACTATCAACATCAAGCGCAACTGCTGGGCCAAGCACACAAACTTCAGGCCCCGTTGTAACATCAAAACCCACAGTTGTTACCACAACAACAGGCAAGCCAACGACAACAACTGTATTTGAGACAACAACAGAGGGAATTACATCAACTAGGCCACCAAAGGTTGAGACTACACTTCCAACAACTTCCTCAACAACACAGATTGTTGTTGACACAACAACAACTAGGTCGCCATCAACTTCTACTGAAACACCTGTCTCAAGCACAGAAACCTCAACTTCCGCTGTGATTACATCTGGTCCAACTactgccaccaccacaacaaaagCACCTACAACAACAGCTCAAGCTGAAACTACAACAGCGGAATCTGCCACAACATCTACTAATCCACCAAGGGTTGAAACTACTGGGCCAACAACAGCATCTACAACGATTATTGTGGAAGAAACGACCACAACAGGTAAACTATCAACATCAAGCGCAACTGCTGGGCCAAGCACACAAACTTCAGGCCCTGTTGTAACATCAAAACCCACAGTTGTTACCACAACAACAGGCaagccaacaacaacaactgtaTTTGAGACAACAACAGAGGGAATTACATCAACTAGGCCACCAAAGGTTGAGACTACACTGCCAACAACTTCCTCAACAACACAGATTGTTGTTGACACAACAACAACTAGGTCGCCATCAACTTCTGCTGAAACACCTTTCTCAAGCACAGAAACCTCAACTTCCGCTGTGATTACATCTGGTCCAACTactgccaccaccacaacaaaagCACCTACAAACACAGCTCAAGCTGAAACTACAACAGAGGAATCTGCCACAACATCTACTAATCCACCAAGGGTTGAAACTACTGGGCCAACAACAGCATCTACAACGATTATTGTGGAAGAAACCACCACAACAGGTAAACTATCAACATCAAGCGCAACTGCTGGGCCAAGCACACAAACTTCAGGCCCTGTTGTAACATCAAAACCCACAGTTGTTACCACAACAACAGGCAAGCCAACGACAACAACTGTATTTGAGACAACAACAGAGGGAATTACATCAACTAGGCCACCAAAGGTTGAGACTACACTGCCAACAACTTCCTCAACAACACAGATTGTTGTTGACACAACAACAACTAGGTCGCCATCAACTTCTGCTGAAACACCTGTCTCAAGCACAGAAACCTCAACTTCCGCTGTGATTACATCTGGTCCAACTactgccaccaccacaacaaaagCACCTACAAACACAGCTCAAGCTGAAACTACAACAGCGGAATCTGCCACAACATCTACTAATCCACCAAGGGTTGAAACTACTGGGCCAACAACAGCATCTACAACGATTATTGTGGAAGAAACCACCACAACAGGTAAACTATCAACATCAAGCGCAACAGCTGG GCACAGAAACCTCAACTTCCGCTGTGATTACATCTGGTCCAACTactgccaccaccacaacaaaagCACCTACAACAACAGCTCAAGCTGA